A region from the Nonlabens sp. YIK11 genome encodes:
- a CDS encoding MarC family protein, giving the protein MTEIITTILFLIAVIDPLGSVPVYLEATKNFDKKHKRKIALRASFIAFLILLFFIVVGQLILEGMEVSLNAFQISGGVILFLFALTMIFGEGKPESEKSKITDYKHVSIFPIAIPSIASPGAIMAVVLMTNNNLYSIEQQAITTVLVLIVITLTSLLLIAANAVQKRIGSYGITVISKVMGLILASYAVQSILTGLKDFFTVLN; this is encoded by the coding sequence ATGACAGAAATCATCACCACCATTTTATTCCTGATCGCGGTAATTGATCCGTTGGGGTCTGTACCTGTGTATCTGGAAGCAACAAAAAACTTTGACAAGAAACACAAACGTAAGATTGCCCTACGAGCTTCCTTCATCGCCTTCTTGATCCTATTGTTTTTTATCGTGGTAGGCCAACTTATCCTGGAAGGGATGGAAGTCTCTTTGAATGCCTTTCAGATTTCAGGTGGAGTTATTCTGTTTCTTTTTGCCTTGACCATGATTTTTGGAGAAGGAAAACCCGAAAGCGAAAAAAGTAAAATCACAGACTATAAACACGTTTCCATCTTTCCCATCGCGATCCCTTCCATCGCTTCTCCTGGTGCGATCATGGCCGTGGTACTCATGACTAACAACAACCTATACAGCATAGAGCAACAAGCCATAACCACGGTCCTCGTTCTTATCGTCATCACCTTAACAAGTCTACTGTTGATTGCTGCAAATGCCGTTCAAAAAAGAATAGGTTCCTACGGAATTACAGTCATCAGTAAGGTGATGGGTTTGATACTCGCATCCTATGCGGTACAAAGCATTCTTACCGGATTAAAGGATTTCTTCACCGTCCTTAATTAA
- a CDS encoding DUF3124 domain-containing protein: protein MNLFKRLRIKDYLYTFCFFALALASCEEQEKMSSVNPENWSKRAADTSQLDSLETGKTYLSIYSQIYNLSEHKRINLTATASLRNTSDTDSIYVLSAKYFDTHGKMIRTYFDQPIYLAPMETVEIIIDEEDVTGGTGSNFLFEWKASTTTPEPMFEGVMNSTNRQQGLSFTTQGKRVK, encoded by the coding sequence ATGAACTTATTTAAAAGGTTGAGAATTAAAGACTATCTATACACTTTCTGCTTTTTTGCACTTGCCCTAGCAAGTTGCGAGGAACAGGAAAAAATGAGTTCCGTCAATCCAGAGAACTGGTCTAAAAGAGCTGCTGATACCTCTCAACTGGATTCTTTAGAAACTGGAAAGACCTACCTATCTATCTATTCGCAGATTTATAACCTATCAGAACATAAGCGTATCAACCTAACCGCCACGGCAAGCCTGCGCAACACCAGCGATACGGATTCTATTTACGTACTGAGTGCCAAATATTTTGATACGCATGGTAAAATGATCAGAACCTATTTCGATCAGCCCATCTATCTAGCACCTATGGAAACCGTGGAGATTATTATAGATGAAGAAGACGTCACTGGCGGCACAGGATCAAATTTCCTTTTTGAATGGAAAGCCTCAACTACGACTCCAGAACCTATGTTTGAAGGTGTCATGAACTCTACCAACAGGCAGCAAGGCCTTTCCTTTACCACACAGGGAAAAAGAGTAAAATAA